The DNA segment TCTAAAGGCAAATGTAGGATACTCTTGAATACCCCTGTTGTCTCTCTTGCAGGGAAAAAAATTTCACTTATTTTTTTCTCCCTTGTACTCTTGTCTTTTGGTAAACCACTACTAGGGAGAACGTTTTCGGGACTTTGAGTTTCAGAGCTCCCATTTGACACCAAACAATCATCTGCTACATCAATTCCGAGAATTCTCGCAGCTCTCTCATGTAGCGACTCATTCTCAGGAATATCCAAATAATTGTGCTCCTCATAAAAGTCTCCATTACGACTTGTGCTGATAAACTGCTTACTCAGGTCTGGAACAGAACGCCCATGATTTCTGTCGGCTTGTGACAACTTACGGATCATATTGTCACCTAGTtggccaaattttgcacagctgacCTTCACAATGTCAAAAAATGTGTGATCGAAACATGTTTTGTCTTCTCTGAAATGATGAAGGCCGACATCTTTGGATTGTTTTTTATTGTTGGAGATTTTACTAAGATGACTCTGCACTGGTTTTTCCTGATCCGATTTAGTCATGGCTTTAGTGTTTGGAGTCACTTTGTCTCCAGCTTTCTTGGTTTGAATTTGTGATTCTCCCGACAAACATCCATCCAACAACTTCACAGCTTTATTCTTCACCTCAGTAATCCTCGACAATAATTCACCGCTGCTCTCGCTACTATACGACAACTTCTCTGCGCACCAACTTTCTAACTTACTTTGACTCTGAAGAACCTCAAACATTGGTATTTCTTCAACCTCTATAATATGCTTATTGTTGCTCAACATCTCTCTCCTTAGTGCTGTCCTTGTGGTGGTAAAGTCCACCTGGGTCACCTTATGTTGCTCCTTCACCACATTCTTTTCTCCATCATTAGAATTACTACAACTATCTGGTTCCTGAAACTCTTTATTCATACTTTCCAGTTCACTTATAGCATCCCACGGACGCCGGTTCACAGGTTTTAGAAGGAATTGTCCAAAAATCTCCTTTTTATTGCATGGATTTTCTTCTTCAAACTCATTCTTTTCACACTTGACAAGCTTTTCTTTCCCGTCGGTACTGGCATTGGGATGGTCGAGCCTTTGGCATGGCTCCGATCTAGGTATCTGTGTCAACAATAAAGATGTTCTGGAGAATGCGCTATTAGTGGATGGTGTTAAGCTTACTTGACCTTTTATACCAAATATGTTGGGTCTGGCATTTTCTGGAAGTCTTTGTGGATCTCCCAATGCACCCGTGGGAACAAATTGGGACTTATTTTCCAGTTCACCTTCTTTTGCACCATTGTAAAGCGGGGAAGTCGGTATATCTGTAAAAACGGTTTGCGTTTGTTGATCTTTGTACTGATCGCCTGGCCAGGAGCCAGAATATGTCAGCTCCTTGTGTTTCCTCTGCTCACCAGATCTGAGGTCATTTGCTTGtttattttcctctgctttagactGAGCTTGTTTTAGTAGCTCGGTATTATTGTTCATGCTTCCTGTAAGTGTTTGCAGCTCTAAGTCACTGGAAGATGCACTTAAAAGCCTTTGCTCATGCGGACCCCCATTGATATGTTTTAACATGTTCATCCTGTCCACATTGTCTGTTATGTGATTGTTGCTCTTAGACATATCTGATGTGGCAGAGTCGGCTTTAACAGGAATGGAGACCAAGCAAAATATTGTTTCATTGAGTTTTCTCTTGGAACTTTTTTTACTAAAAACAAATGATTCAGGCTcaaattttttaacttttgttaCCGTTTCACAAGCGCTATCGGAGTGGGTCTTTTTCAAAGAGAGTTTATGAGTCGGTTCACTGTCCTCGGGTAAACTACAAGCAGTAGCGCCATCTCGGTTTTCCGGTAGAGGATAGCACATATGCTCGGGGATGGTGATGTGCAGCCACTGCTTGTGTTTTATACCTTCTCTTTTTACAAAATGATGGCCTGCATTTCTAGGATTGATAAAGGCACTGTCTTGTTCTCGCTTCCGAAAGTTACTTTCTTTACCGGATTGCTCAAGTCTGAAATGaccattgttttttttaacatgattgtGTTTTTCTGCCTCCTGGGCACCTGCTATGTGTTTGATACGTGGGTCGTCGAAGGAAATATATTGCACAGAGTGTTTACAGTGTTCAGAATGCCTGTGGTTGGTAGGTTTAGTGAATGGACCATTATTTCCAAGACAACAGGTTGGCTTTTTGTCACTTGTGCTGGTTTTCTCCACCGAAATATTTTGGCGTATGCAATCACTTGAGCGAGGCACTTTTTTAAAAGGTTGATTAGCTGCATGTAGGAGAGGTGGGGACTTGTATGAGGGTGGAGGTATATAATGAGGTGGCTCCATGCCTGAGTCATGAACGCAGGATTCCTGGGGGGCCTCTAACACTTTCGGAGACGAGTTATGTTCCTCTTTTTCTTGGTTTTCCTGggtttcacttacatccacagCTCCCCATGTTTGCTGGTGAACTTCATATGAGGGTGGCTTTGAAGGTCGACTATATTTCGGTTTTAAGAATGAGCATTTGAAGTCCTGCTGTACACTATATTTATCCTGGGAGTGTATTTTATTTTCCTTTGCAAAGGAACTGTCACCCGTAGTAGAAGATATAGCCATATGACATGGACCTTCAGGAGAAACGTTTGGCATCAACTGAGATTTCAGCTTATTTGGACCTAAAAATGAACCATCTTCAAGAGTTGCTGGGATAAATTCTAGCTTTTCAGAACTCCCATCTGACATCTGGCTATCCGATGACTTGGGACTCACTCTTACTTTTTGCTTGACTTTATCCACATTTTCAGTTACTATATTGTGAAAGTCCTTGGTGTTTTTATCTATAACATTACATTTCCTCTTTCCTTCGATATCAGTGGACGATGCACTATTGTCACCAGGTGGTCTGTTGCCTCCATGGTTTATTAAAACACTGAAATCCTGGCCTCTTCTTCTCCAGTACTGGATATCTTTATCTGTCCTTGCCCAGCATGGCTTTTCAATTTGAAGTCTTTCTGGAACCCTGAAACAGAAAAAATTCTAATGAGAACACGATAAGCAGGAAACATATATTAACCATTTTTTGCCACACAAAAAGTGATAATATGCATAGGCTCCTCCATCAATATTTCCTCCAGTGCAGAATCCAATCAGAATAGTTTGGTGATATCAGGGGTGATGATGGACCATGGTGATATCAGGGAAGATAGTGGACCATGGTGATATCAGGGGTGATGATGGACCATGGTGATATTAGGAGTGGTGATGGACCATGGTGATATTAGGAGTGGTGATGGACCATGGTGATATCAGCGGAGATAATGGACTATTGTGATATTAGGAGTGGTGATGGACCATGGTGATATCAGGGgagataatggaccattgtgatatTATGAGTGATGATGGACCATGGTGATATCAGGGGTGATGATGGACCATGGTGATATCAGGAGTGATGATGGACCATGGTGATATCAGGAGTGATGATGGACCATAGTGATATTAGGAgtgataatggaccattgtgatatTAGGAGTGGTGATGGACCATGGTGATATCAGGGGAGATAATGGACCATGGTGATATTACGAGTGGTGATGGACCATGGTGATATTAGGAGTGGTGATGGACCATGGTGATATCAGGAGTGATGATGGACCATAGTGATATTAGGAgtgataatggaccattgtgatatCAGGTGAGATAATGGACCATGGTGATATCAGGGGTGATGATGGACCATGGTGATATTACGAGTGGTGATGGACCATGGTCATATTAGGAGTGGTGATGGACCATGGTGATATCAGGGgagataatggaccattgtgatatTATGAGTAATGATGGACCATGGTGATATCAGGAGTAATGATGGACCATGGTGATATCAGGGGAGATAATGGACCATGGTGATATCAGGAGTGATGATGGACCATGGTGATATCAGGAGTGATGATGGACCATGGTGATATCAGGAGTGATGATGGACCATTGTGATATTAGGAGTGGTGATGGACCATGGTGATATCAGGGgagataatggaccattgtgatatCAGGTgagataatggaccattgtgatatCAGGTcagataatggaccattgtgatatCAGGTGAGATAATGGACCATGGTGATATCAGGGGTGATGATGGACCATAGTTATATCAGAAGTGATTATGGACCATAGAGATATCATGGATTATGATGGAACATAGTGATATCATGGGTTATGATGGACCATGGTGATGGAccctgctgctcacccctcccctctccatagagaagcgagTGGACAGTGCCATAAAATGGCTAaatattggacatgtcctatattttgccatgcaCGGTCACGGGGCGGTGAGACGATATGTGCTGATCGCACCATGAACGTCAAAGGGAACGATATGCGACCGCAAATGGTGCAGCCGCATATTGGTCCCCATTATGTTTGTATGAATGAGCCCTTGGATTTGCAGAGGTAGGGAAAGGAACTTTCCATATCAATAGGATTGAGTCATTCTAAGCTGTCCATGTGTCCGGAAAATGTATTCCAGTTATAGATGATAATTTGCATTTAGgcataatttattatattattaatagtGAAATCTAAAGCTCCTGGAGGCAACACCTTTCCCTTTAAGCTCCACACGCCCTAATTGTTCAATCCTTTCGAGCCGCTACCTATCTCTCATACATATTTGTTTCAATAGAAGTTTCCCATATAAAAGTCATTTCAATAGGAgcagaaaaaaattgtataaaaagaagAAACTGATTCATAAGATATGAAGATTATTTTGGGTTTAGTGTCCGGAAACGAGTTGTCATCATTTCTCTTTACATCTCCGCCACCAGCGAAATGACAAAGGAGAAAAATTCAATTTGACACAAATAGGACAAGGATGTGAGTGGGATCCAAGAGAAAATCTCCCTCTCAGGTTAAAAGTGCATGTGGTTAATTCTTGGATAACAGTTCGGCTTCATTATAGCCTTCACAGAAGACTTCACTTCATTTGTATCACCACACCACAACGTTCGGTATTATTTACAGCGCCTTGGCCTTAGAACTGTATTACATGCTTCTAGAAACATCCACCATAAGATTCTGGATAAACAGATAAGTATCTAATGGAATATTCCAATTATTCCAAGTTATCTTCTATCCTATCCAGTCCGTGCGATGGAagtgccaccactggtataaagccactttagggtacattcagataAACGTGTGTTCACCCGTCCGTAGCCCGAGAAGCACACGTCAGCACACACCTCTCCCCTCTCGGTAGGAAACAGCGATGAAGATAGGAATACACTATCTATTTTGTGGCGACGGCACATTACGGTGAGCACACGCCATAGGCGTCCATGGGGATGTATATCCGGCCGCAAGTATATAAGTCCCACAATGGTCATCTGATTGCAGCCTTATTCACAACACTTGGGCTCTTGAAGATAATCGGACATAGTCAGCTACCTCCTGCATTCCcataaaaaattaaaggggtgacCAATGACGgcatggcctcctccatccaccaggATATTGGACATCACTGATATGTAGAACTTATGTTCCTTTATGCACTAAATGGAACTGTTCTTAGCGAGTAAAGTAAcagcacaatttaaaaaaaaagagtttttaaaaatatgtaaattagccggcATAACCCCAAACTCCTAATCCTGACCGGCTTCCGACCGAGGAGCTGGGAGAGAGCTCACGCCCAGCACTTACCAAGCACCAGCTCTCTGGTGCCATCTGCATCTCTTAGCTCCTAGGGCAGGGTGCgaataaattaaaagacggaGCTCAGGCTGAAGTCACCTGctgatttacatatttttttcaaacttttaatTCTCCCAAATGGTGTCATTTCTTTAAACACGAAGAACAGTTCCACTTAAAAGAACTCACATGCAAGTTCTACACGTCTACCAAAACTGTTTGTGACGGTGGAGATGGATGATAATGTGGATGGCGGGATACATTTATTGTATCGTATAGGTATATATTATGGGCAGGCTTTCGTGTGACTACACTGGAAAACAGATGGATTGTGTCTCTGTACTATAGGAACATGTGGTTCAAACATGTTTCCCATGTGGCTGCTTTTTGATCAAAAACCTGTGAAACCTGCACACGTCTTAAAGAAGAATTCCAGTAAATATACGGATGGGGTATTTTTGGCCTACTTACTATATCATTAAATGAGCATCAGACCTTGTGGATTTCTGGAGTAATGAGGACCAATGTTCCTTATAAAATATGTGCTGGATGATGTCCAGGCATGAGAGTGGATGTAGTATAGGCTGACATATCCACCTTGGATAACCCGGCTGCATCAACtaataaaaacaacatttttagGCTTTTCGTTGTATTTTGAAtctataggttttttttaaaattttaattcacCATAACCATATTGACTTAAAATGATGGATGACATAGTGTAATAATCTCACAATCGGATCCCTCTGGGAGTGGTCTCTCTGTTACACAGCTGCTCTGCGATAATGTGAATAAAACTTTTGTTCTGCGCTTCATTGACTTATAAGGGATTTCTTAGAGATCTTATAAGAAAGTTTGTCGCAAAAGAGTTTAGGCAGCtatagggcagtgcagggagactTGTAGACCCTCATTATACCACTTGGGTCCCAGGGACCCTCAGTAATAAGGCCTCGAACCTATCACGCTATAAAAGACCTGCATCTATGAAGTGGATACAATTCTGTTTTGTGTGGACAATGTTCTTTGAGATAATCACATCCACAATACTTGTGTACATATCTTTTGCTACATTGTATCAGTTTGTTGTTGGCtgttccagtggcgtaacttaaaGCTGATGGTCCCCAGTGCTTCAGGGCCTGCGCGgcggctctgtaagatttaaagggccagctcgtTGGCCGGCCACTGCACTAGTAAATAGCCGGCCTATTCCAGCCTCCCCTGTCGGATACTTGTGCCTCTTGCCCCAAAGAAAGCTTTACCCTGCAATtatagtgatttcctgttgtgacctcgatccCTGTTCTGGACTTCGATTCTCTGCCACCTCTCCTGACCTTCTACCTGACCACGACTCTGTCTCTGCCTGTCGATTTTGCACCCTGCCTTGGCCACCAAGGTGAGCaatgtcgcgcctgtggagcgacctggtagtatcccaccgcagcaagtccacctGCTTTgtgtcgggctctggtgaaaaccccgTACCACTCTGCTCCCAGgcgttggcttacgtcatcgctcccGGTGGTTCAATGGGTCCACTACTTCTGACCCTGACAAGAGCTCTGCTGATTCCATTCCCAGAGCTAGGCCAAATGTAGGGTTTTTCAAGCATGCACGGCCATTCCAGTATATAGGGGTGACAAAAATCGTTGAGTGTACAGacttttttaaaggctttaataGACCTGCAGAATGGTTGCACATGTGCAAACTCTCTGTTCAGTCCTGGTGCGGGAATGGGGGTCATTGAGATTGGAGTTCAGGTCCCACCTCAATCTCAACGATGATATGTCTTATTTACACAAaattggaaagcccctttaagtatcTGATCGTTGGGGTTCCTGCACAAGAATGGGGGAATCATAAACAGTTATGAATGCTGTGCCATTTCTAAGTCTACAGGACTTATACAAATTGCCAAACTCTACAGTTCAAATACCATTATGTGCATAGGATGGGAGCCAAAGTAACCTAGCCCTTCCACAGTGTATGGGGTCCTCTGCTTTTGGTTAAAGAGGATGAAAAACCTGGCTGCTTtctttgggctttggtttggatgaatttcaaaaaaactacatgtgacttgtctgtgttactcactccacaGTTTTTGGCTcccacctctgtgctcctgtacagctcctccctcctgctccttcacagaggctGTGacgcctggtgagctgacatcagtgggggagggacaagctgtacaggggcacaaagatggaggcagcctgcagctcagacaagtcacatagttttggaaatgcatccaaaccaatgcccaacccctgtgactacaggggattttgtcaggatgcaaggtaagttataacacacaattgtattgtaatgtaaatgcttataaaaggcagaaaggcattttGCACtgtaggtgtgatgggcttctaccacctgtctttagggaaaatgaggtccctggtgacaggttcctttaaagagaacctgtcaccacattttcacatatacagcttgtGACTGTTtcatatagagccctattaattgGCAGACACCCTTctgttagctaaaaattgtttcccttacatccacataaatcaactttatattacaTTCCCAAGGCTTGTTCTGCTCGGTCGACCCATACCATCTACTCCATCCCATTCCTCTTCTCAGCTTGTCAtgttagcctcctaacattagcaagctGTGCACCATacatacatctgatcacatgaaatcacagcaaactTCATGAATTTCTACTTCTCCCCAACCTCCAGGGAagtttgctgtgatttcatgtgatcagatacatacatgggacggatgtcatcctggtcacaagtgcccaatgatgtaacagagctctccatacagcaCAATATCATAGCATGTCAAACAAGAACAAGAAGGGAGGGCACTGCAAGTAACTCATGAATATGCAAAGCTTCATTATACTCAataatgcagtgatggcaaaccttttagacaccgagtgcccaaactacattcaaaatccacatatttttcgcaaagtgctgatgcaacaatttaaacagtaacttattactccctgctctttcacatgtttaaattttataggcacctgaggacaccaatgaagtagaaagaaggagaaaaagctttggttatcattgtagctcccttctagggtcctgggctgccttagacttcaggaggccttgagtcctgtctggtgcactctgcggtggggtgatggcgcgggtgcccatagagagggctctgagtgccacctctggcacccgtgccataggttcgccaccactgaaatAGTGTCACTGGACTCACCTCAGGTGACTTGCATAtaggtttacaaactgatttttttaaaagGACTATGCTTTCAATCATTTTAATcaagtacaggtggtcctctacttaagaacacctgtctaacagatgactcctagttacaaatgtccctctggatgttggtaattactgtactatagtccctggctacaataaacagctgtaattaagctttattgttaatcctagttctgatgacaatccaacattttcaaaattcaattgtcacaaagaccaaaaaaattctgtctggagctacaattataaaatatacagttccgacttacatacaaactcaacttaagaacaaacctgcctgttattttaggtgggttaatttgcatgacaggttctctttaagtcggGCCTAAAAGTTCCAATACAAAGAGGTTATTATAATCGCTTACTTGTCATGGATAATATAAAACATACCATATTACAAGGTAAAAGTTCTGTTTTAGATATAACAGATTATGAACCTTCAGCTCCATATATACTAGAAGACCATTACCATACATGGATTTATGGCTCCGTATATCATACACTTTACAGCCTCTCTCATACTGGTTACCCCAGCATAGAGCTGGAAATGTCAAACACAAACCCATCAACTTTACTAATCCATAAAATTTTGCACTTACTCGCAGGACGAGAAAAATTTGAGCTGGAATGATAATTTTTTACATGCGGAGTGTGAATAAAAGAGTAAAATTGGTAAAATTCTaataatatattggggcagatttacttacccggtcccttcgcgatccagcggcgcgttctctgcggtggattcgggtccggccgaagtttattaaggtagttcctccaacatccaccagggggcgctgctgcgctgaagagcatcggaacgcactggaatacaccgagccgggccgagtgaaggtaagtggaattttcgcaacacatttttttctttaaatgcagcgtttttcccgaatccgtcgggttttcgttcggccacgccccccgatttctgttgcatgcctgccagcgccgatgcgccacaatctgatcgtgtgcatcaaaatcccggggcaattcaggggaaatcgacgcaaatcggaaatatttgggtaacacgtcgggaaaatgcgaatcaggcccttagtaaatgacccccactgtgtggaATAGTAAAGGGATTGTCTGAATTCTGTTTGGCCCGGCAGTTAAGTCGTAGATACATATAGAattctgagctgtaataccaggcaAAACCATATGACAAGAGGGGGCACTGTTATTGCAAATGTATCAAAACAGATCTGTCACTGCCTCTGACGAGTctgatttaatacatttttctattCCTCATAAGACGTGCTGTTGTAATGTGCTGCTCCTCTGTGTTTCCTTCTAGAAATATTTAAATAAAGTGACTAATTCCCTATCCACAAAATAGGGGATAAGTTACGGATAGCGGAGGGTCTGACCACTGCCAACGCAGAACAGGGGACCAAAAGTCTCCTCTAAACATTCATGATCAACACTTTCTTCATTTCTATGAGCCGCCGGACGGGGACCTCGTGCAGCCCCACAGAAGTGAATGTCCCTGCAGGTGCCGCGTACATCCCTGCTAATCATTAGGAGTTCCAGATGTCAGACCCCCAACTATCTGTAACGTACCCCCTATTCTTTGGATAGgggaaaggttttatttttgtgGAGCAATTCCTTTAAAAAAGAAATGGTCCAATCACAAGATATTCCCTGTCCATAGGGTATATAGGTTACCCGGCGTatcggtgggggtcccagtggtgggacccccatggatcacaagaaaaCAGTCCTTTGTACCCCATATAAATAAAcgactgctgctccattcaatgtctATGGCACTGGCAGAAGTACAGGATAGTCTAGACTAGTTGCTCTATTCATTTGGGGGTcaccccctttaaagggaacttttaTCAGGTTttagctattaaaggggttgtcttgaatcttaaaaaaaaaattaatatatggCTGAGAAGGAGCTCTGGTTCTGACTAATTCATCACATCTGTTACAGTATAGTTTCAGTATCTAGCAGGTGGGTGACAGTAGTCGGGACAGGAGCCCAGGGTGACAGTGGTCGATGGTTCAATGGGAGAACAGGAGccccggaggaggtgagtatgaGTAGGTTTGCATACCGCTCTCACTGTCTAGCCATGAGTGTGGAGAAGCCTGAATattgaaaacctgatgacaggttccctttaaggctacatacacactgATGTCGGAGGCTATGTTAGGAGCCTCTGTCCCCAATGGTGGCAGTGTAAGCCTAACCTTGGTAAAAAGAGATCAGTGGTGTAGTGGGAAGTGGCGGGAGAGGTACAGCAGATATTCAGCAGGTTATGACTCCTTTTGAGGTCATGTGGCTGCAACTCCTTTCACTGACCACATGCCTCATGTCTTCTATAATAGCAGATATCTGGCATCATTAGAGAAATAAGAAGCGCGGGCCACCTGGATAGGACGGGCAGGACGTGCTCTCACATCCATTTGTCCGCGGCTGTTTACATCCTGTCATTTTCcggtgtttgttttttgtttttgtttttttagaaaaGGTGCGTTATAATATCACCAGAAAGTCATTGTAGATGCTATCATACACGCAACAACATGTTTAGGTCATACAATAGTCCTACACGCTCTAAAGAAGACTTACACATGGAAACAATGTAACATTTGGtgtttataatttaaaaaaaaaactatatattaaAAAGTATCATTGTAGCTATTATAGGGAATGGCTCCATCTCATGGAAGGCTGGAAATAAGTATATGTAGTTTATCTCTCATATATAATTGTCTATCTATTTACTgtttctattatctatctatctacattaaCAGTATATATCCATCTTTAAttataatatctatctcatatgtatcttttatctatctcatgtctatcaatctattatctatccgaatatctcatatctatctatctatccatcaatttattatctatatacagtatcaatATATaaccatctcatatctatttatacatctaaaaagtagaagatccagagcagcacagctagcggtgggtgcagaagccggtgatcccttagccagggtctccaatatctatctatctatctatctatctatctatctatctatctatctttaataTCTAATTGTCTTTCTGTCTACTGTAtcaatatatatctatctatatacagtatcatatacaaccatctcatatctatatatctatacatctatcatctacgTATCtaaatatctcatatctatctatccatcaatcgATTATCTATCTATATGCAGTATCAATATATAACCATCTCAGATCTATTTATACATCtagcatctatgtatctatatatctcatatctttctccaTTAACAGTATATATCCATCTTTTAtcatcatatctatctcatatgtatattTTATCTATCTAATGTCAATCAATCTCAtaccttctatctatctatctatctatctatctatctatctatctatctatctcatatctatctatctatctatctatctatctcatatctatctatctatctatctcatatctatctatctatctcatatctatctatctatctatctcatatctatctatctatctatctatctatctatctatctatctatctatctatctctcatatctaattgtctatctatctactgtattaaTATATaaccatctcctatctatctataaatctatcatctacgTATCTAAATATCTCATATCTaacatctatctgtctcatatctatttatctatctatttcatatctatctattatctatctgccCTTTTGGACTGACTTGAGAAATAAAAGGTGAGCTGACAAGATACAATACTATAATCTCCCGTCCATGTAGTGTGCGGTGACCTGTTGCCTGGGACAGAAGCAGGTGGTTTCCCCGGATGTGTACACACGGAGAgtccatgtactacacacatggtAACACATTGGACTAAACCCATAAAATCAACAAGAACTAGAACTGACAATAACTGAGATAACTACATGACCAGA comes from the Engystomops pustulosus chromosome 5, aEngPut4.maternal, whole genome shotgun sequence genome and includes:
- the JCAD gene encoding junctional cadherin 5-associated protein; protein product: MFSVEDLLVSHGYRVSKSTLSAYPHRTDGYQHEAADTKPGSVLVNGYPPDLADTHTVTPAPTKGLCNDHEKVCVNNRRQITSAGHPRSTQTTDPGVPERLQIEKPCWARTDKDIQYWRRRGQDFSVLINHGGNRPPGDNSASSTDIEGKRKCNVIDKNTKDFHNIVTENVDKVKQKVRVSPKSSDSQMSDGSSEKLEFIPATLEDGSFLGPNKLKSQLMPNVSPEGPCHMAISSTTGDSSFAKENKIHSQDKYSVQQDFKCSFLKPKYSRPSKPPSYEVHQQTWGAVDVSETQENQEKEEHNSSPKVLEAPQESCVHDSGMEPPHYIPPPSYKSPPLLHAANQPFKKVPRSSDCIRQNISVEKTSTSDKKPTCCLGNNGPFTKPTNHRHSEHCKHSVQYISFDDPRIKHIAGAQEAEKHNHVKKNNGHFRLEQSGKESNFRKREQDSAFINPRNAGHHFVKREGIKHKQWLHITIPEHMCYPLPENRDGATACSLPEDSEPTHKLSLKKTHSDSACETVTKVKKFEPESFVFSKKSSKRKLNETIFCLVSIPVKADSATSDMSKSNNHITDNVDRMNMLKHINGGPHEQRLLSASSSDLELQTLTGSMNNNTELLKQAQSKAEENKQANDLRSGEQRKHKELTYSGSWPGDQYKDQQTQTVFTDIPTSPLYNGAKEGELENKSQFVPTGALGDPQRLPENARPNIFGIKGQVSLTPSTNSAFSRTSLLLTQIPRSEPCQRLDHPNASTDGKEKLVKCEKNEFEEENPCNKKEIFGQFLLKPVNRRPWDAISELESMNKEFQEPDSCSNSNDGEKNVVKEQHKVTQVDFTTTRTALRREMLSNNKHIIEVEEIPMFEVLQSQSKLESWCAEKLSYSSESSGELLSRITEVKNKAVKLLDGCLSGESQIQTKKAGDKVTPNTKAMTKSDQEKPVQSHLSKISNNKKQSKDVGLHHFREDKTCFDHTFFDIVKVSCAKFGQLGDNMIRKLSQADRNHGRSVPDLSKQFISTSRNGDFYEEHNYLDIPENESLHERAARILGIDVADDCLVSNGSSETQSPENVLPSSGLPKDKSTREKKISEIFFPARETTGVFKSILHLPLDNEKAAEKLKYIDQRRDPPFSCQSVSDHSETSVTSSAEKRVRNPCKRIETLQGKLACTPVRTAIDRLARMKEVDSVSRMRRLSIKSTDSGDELDEEKHFHGFQDGRTRKFSTGSIYKRVISLDENLLLTPKGKEKLELSCTDAYDPARVERV